A section of the Stenotrophomonas acidaminiphila genome encodes:
- a CDS encoding glycosyl transferase has translation MQRLSIILPAKNEAEGLQRTLPALRQAWPLAEIIVVDDGSTDATATIAAGHGARVVSHPYSMGNGAAIKRGARTASGEILVFMDADGQHSAEHIGALLAKLDEGYDMVVGARDRSGQANLHRGLANGFYNRLASHMTGHRIDDLTSGFRAVRAERFREFLHLLPNGFSYPTTSTMAFFRSAYPVAYVPIPVARRVGTSSHIRPIKDGIRFLLIIFKIATLYSPLKLFAPIAACFFLTGLGYYGYTFATMHRLTNMSTLLFSAAVIIFLIGLISEQITNLTYRRDD, from the coding sequence GTGCAGCGATTGAGCATCATATTGCCGGCGAAGAACGAGGCCGAGGGGCTGCAGCGCACCCTGCCGGCACTGCGCCAGGCCTGGCCGCTGGCGGAGATCATCGTGGTCGACGATGGCTCCACCGACGCCACCGCCACCATTGCGGCCGGCCACGGCGCCCGGGTGGTCAGCCACCCCTACTCCATGGGCAATGGCGCGGCGATCAAGCGCGGCGCACGCACCGCCAGTGGCGAGATCCTGGTGTTCATGGATGCCGACGGCCAGCACAGCGCCGAGCACATCGGCGCCCTGCTGGCCAAGCTGGACGAGGGCTACGACATGGTGGTCGGGGCTCGCGACCGCAGCGGCCAGGCCAACCTGCACCGCGGCCTGGCCAACGGCTTCTACAATCGCCTCGCCAGCCACATGACCGGCCATCGCATCGACGATCTCACCTCCGGCTTCCGGGCCGTGAGGGCCGAGCGCTTCCGCGAATTCCTGCACCTGTTGCCCAATGGCTTCAGCTACCCCACCACCAGCACCATGGCGTTTTTCCGCAGCGCCTACCCGGTGGCCTACGTGCCGATTCCGGTCGCACGGCGCGTGGGCACCAGCAGCCATATCCGCCCGATCAAGGACGGCATCCGCTTCCTGCTGATCATCTTCAAGATCGCCACGCTGTACTCGCCACTGAAGCTGTTCGCGCCAATCGCCGCGTGCTTTTTCCTCACCGGGCTCGGGTATTACGGCTATACCTTCGCCACGATGCACCGGCTGACCAACATGAGCACGCTGCTGTTCAGCGCGGCGGTCATCATCTTCCTGATCGGGCTGATCTCCGAGCAGATCACCAACCTTACCTATCGGCGTGACGACTGA
- a CDS encoding UDP-glucose 4-epimerase GalE — MKALVCGGAGYIGSHMARLLAAHGHEVVVLDDLSTGHAQAVQWGRLIQADVLHPPSLEAAFAGQRFDAVFHFCARSLVAESMVRPYDYYASNVVGTLNLLETMRRHGVRRLVFSSSASVFGHPVAGMVDEDHPARPINPYGASKLMVERILADAATAYGLDSVALRYFNAAGAAADACIGESHACETHLIPNVLRSVLGSGPALKIFGGDYPTPDGTCIRDYVHVEDLAQAHLLALDYLDAHPGAHAFNLGNGRGFSVREVIAAASAVTGCVVPWEMAPRRAGDPAVLVASSRRAQAELGWSPAWTDLEAIIDSAWRWHRTQPW; from the coding sequence TTGAAAGCTCTTGTCTGCGGCGGCGCCGGCTATATCGGCAGCCACATGGCGCGGCTGCTGGCGGCGCATGGCCACGAGGTGGTGGTGCTGGACGACCTGTCCACCGGGCACGCGCAGGCGGTGCAATGGGGGCGGTTGATCCAGGCCGACGTGCTGCACCCGCCGTCGCTGGAGGCCGCATTCGCCGGGCAGCGGTTCGACGCCGTGTTCCACTTCTGCGCGCGCTCGCTGGTCGCCGAGTCGATGGTCCGGCCCTATGACTATTACGCCAGCAACGTGGTCGGCACCCTCAACCTGCTTGAGACGATGCGCCGGCACGGGGTGCGGCGGCTGGTGTTCTCCTCGAGCGCGTCGGTGTTCGGTCACCCGGTTGCCGGCATGGTCGACGAGGACCATCCCGCCCGGCCGATCAACCCGTACGGCGCCAGCAAGCTGATGGTCGAACGCATCCTGGCCGACGCGGCGACGGCCTACGGGCTGGATTCGGTGGCATTGCGCTACTTCAATGCGGCCGGCGCGGCGGCCGATGCGTGCATCGGCGAGTCGCACGCCTGCGAGACCCACCTGATTCCCAACGTGCTGCGGTCGGTGCTCGGGAGCGGGCCGGCGCTGAAGATATTCGGCGGCGACTATCCCACGCCCGATGGCACCTGCATCCGTGATTACGTGCATGTCGAGGATCTGGCGCAGGCGCACCTGCTGGCGCTGGATTACCTGGATGCCCATCCGGGCGCGCATGCGTTCAACCTCGGCAACGGGCGCGGCTTTTCCGTGCGCGAGGTCATCGCCGCGGCGTCGGCGGTCACCGGTTGCGTCGTGCCCTGGGAGATGGCGCCGCGCCGTGCCGGCGATCCGGCGGTGCTGGTCGCTTCAAGCCGGCGGGCGCAGGCGGAACTGGGCTGGTCGCCGGCCTGGACCGACCTGGAGGCCATCATCGACAGTGCCTGGCGCTGGCATCGCACGCAGCCCTGGTGA